Sequence from the Zeugodacus cucurbitae isolate PBARC_wt_2022May chromosome 2, idZeuCucr1.2, whole genome shotgun sequence genome:
TTCGGCCGTACCAATGCTGCCGGTGAAAAATGATTCGGGCAAAGGCGACGTTGCATTTCGTGAATCATTCAGAAACTCCTGATCCTCATCCAAGAATGCCAGATTACTTTCGGCAAAGTCGCGCAGATCACATTCCGTGTCATCATCCTGTGTACCATTCAGTAAATCTTCCACCTTAATGGAACCATCGAAGGCGCTCTCCTCCAACACGGTCTTCAACTTCAAAATCTTCTCGGTGTCGGTGAGCTCTTGCTGATTGTCGTTGCTTTTGAAGAAAGTCACTTCGGTTGCGGACTGCGTGAGAAAATCTGCGCTGCACTTCTCGTTGAAGAAAGTGTTTGTCACTTCGGAATACTGGTGACCATCATCCACGAAAGGCGACGATTGCGCCATATTTTCATGACTGGAGGGTGGCGTTGGATATGCAAGCGGCGAATTTATGGGTGAGGATAATACGCCCAGTTGATGCGCGTTGGCACGCATGCTAGTCACAGCCTGTATCTGGGCACTATTCTGCATAATTAACTCTTTGGAATGAAATTGTTGGAAAGTGGGTAAAGTGGTGGGCATAGCATTGACACTACCGTCGGCCTCTAACTTCAAGTATTCGGCTTGAATGCAATTGGCGCTATTGTCAGTTTGATCACCGTCCGTGATTCCCACGCCAGTCACAGTGCCAAATTGTTCGGAATGTTCGCTTTTTATTTGTTGCGAGTCTTCGTTGAGTAACTGCATTGAATCCACCGTCTGCAGCAACATATCCGTATCAGCGACATTATAGACCTCGGCATCATCGAAAAATCCAGACGTGTCACTGCTGTATGTGACCGTATACAAATCACCACCCATACTACCGTCGCCGCTCTGCGATATGGTGAGTGATAGTGGCGTCGTATCGGTCAGCGCTAGGCTGGCGGGGGTGGATGAACGCAAGGCGTTAGCGCTCGATTTGGCCATACGGGTGGGTAGAACCTGCACGTCGGACGGTATAATCACAGTGCGGTTGTTATTCGTGATTATTTGACGCGAACCGCCATTGCCGTTATTACTGCTACTTGCGCCCATATTTGCTAGTGGGTTTGTACTGTTCAGTGGCTTCTTGGCAGTGACGGCGATACGCGTGCCGCGCTTCAATAACTCAATGAGTGTAGAATCTTTCGGATCGGTCGAAGTTCCCTTTGTAGTCGTTGTATTTGTCGTTGCTGCAGATTTCATCGTTGACGGATTCATCGTTGCATTGTTCGCTTGGAGAGCCGCACTCAGGCCCATACCCAAACTATGGCCCACATTACCAACTGTCTTCTGTTGCTTCGTGCTGAAGATTTCGATACCTTGGGACATGCCGATTTGGTGCAAACCCAATGTGCCACCagtaaagtttttgattgttgttgcgGCAGGTAGCATAGTCGTTGTGGTGGCGGTGGGCGAATTCTGACTAGACGTGTTACCATTACCGCCGCCGATATTGCCATTATGGCTGTGTGATTTGGGActaaggaaactttctagatcGCTAATCGATCGTCGGATTGTGGAAGTGCTGGATACGCTACTGGGTGGTGCAGGAACTACGAAGGCACCCTGTCATAAGTAAAGTAATAAACATAATGCACTTAGTTACACAATTTgcttcactctctctctctctctctctactcACCTTGTTCATATCTTTGCGTTTGCTGATGATCTTCTCTTCAATCAGCGCACGCACGCCAATACTGGCTGTCTGCAGCGGCGGACCGCTGGGCTCTTTCTTTTCCGTCTTTTTAGTCTCTGGATCTTTTTTGAAATAACCACCATGTAGTCGCATATGTCCGTTAAGTGCTGGTATATTCTTGAACTTGCGATGACACAAATTGCATTCAACTTGTTTCTGATCCATCTTGACAATATTCAGCAGATGCGGATTAATGGCTGCCACAAATTGTTGGTTTACTTCCTCCTCTTTGACTTCGATGGGTGATGTTGCGGTGCTGGACGTCGCATCGGAATTGGACTCATCGACGGCGATGGACACATTTTGGGTGTTTAACTGAAATGAGAATTGGAATAGGGAAATAAATATAGTActcaatatattataattaaggactataagaattataaaatgaaagcgCATCAGCTGGAAGAAAGCGAGCTCTTAGAAAAGTGTCTAGTTTTATCCGCTTAAAAGGGTCTTGAAAAAGCCTCAGAATCATTGTTACAATAAATACTGGATGGACTATGACAAAATTAAGCAACTCACAATGGACTACATATATTGCCCGTTCAACCCTTTAACCTTACCAGTTGCATATTCCATGTACGCGGTCGACTTGACGAACCGCTCACCGCATGATGTGAGCTCGTCGCGCCAAGCGCCGACGAAGATGGATTTGTGTCCACTTTGTACGAATTGACGCTGGTCGGCGAGGAGACCGTCACCTGTGCGCTGGTCTGCTTCGTCTGTTGCATAATCTTGCTGATCAAGTCCAATTGCTCGCGCGTCAAACCTTCGCCGGCGTCCACGAGACTCGTCTCGGCTAGCGAAATTGTAGGTGAAGAGGCGGGCAAGGAGACGCCACTCACAGATGACGCTGAAGACGTTGACGTGGGTGAAAGCAGAGTGACACCAGTCTTAATGGGCAAATTGATGGCTTTTATTTGCTCTTCGGTTAGCGCAACTCCGGTGGCCGCATCCACAATACTGCCACCTGTAGagatgtatgtacgtatgcatgTGGCACCATCCGGTGAACTGGCATCCCCTGCAAACCAAAAAAGGAGCGCATAAGACATGCTGTCATGTAAGCGAACGGTTTTTGCTATTCTACTTACCGCTTGCTGTGGCCGGTGAAAGACTTAGTCCGTTCGGTGTGCTCGAGGTTGGTGAGAGTGTTTGATTTTGTGGTGTTATTATGCCCGAATGATGGTTCTCGGTGTGACGTCGCAGCGAACGTGCATCACAGTATGATTTGCCGCAACCCTCAGCTTTGCATTCGTACGGTTTCTTGTTGCGATGTGTCATCATGTGGCCATTTCTGCAACGATGAACGCCAAAACGGAAGGAAGGTGCCGAAATGCGCGAATGCGAAAAATGatgtttattattgtaatttgtcacaaaaacaaatgcatcgTTCAAAGTGTTTTGCAAATACAAAAGCAGTAATTAACTTACAAGTGATCTTGTCGCTTAAATGCCTTCGAGCACATCGCACAAACGTATTTCCGCTCGTCGCTGTGCGTCAGTTTGTGCTTTGCCAGCGCTGACGCATTTCCAAAGATTTTACTACAGATCTACAAATATcaaagaacaagaacaacaacaaaacgttcaataattattcaaatatatgcGGTTTGCGccagccatacatacatacagacacacttgGCTCGGCGGGtaggaaattgaaaattgaaaaacaattttcaaaacacCATAAACGTGCTACAAAAACGTAgagaaaacagcaacaaaaacacaccaGAACCAGAAAATGACAAGTATCGGAAAATATATGAGCATCATTAAGATCACGCCGAACTCGCGTGCTTCCACCGCACAAGTACTATGCTGGCCAAGTAAATCTGCGGAAGTGTGCGCTGGCCGACAGCAGTCAGCACCCACCCAATAAACCAAAACAGCGCTCCAATTAGTGCGAAGACAATTAGAgataatgaagaaaattaacttGGGGAAATGCTTTTAATTGTTAAGTCATTCATTCTAATTGATGGGCGTTTAGTGGGTCTGATATGTAAATGTTTGGTCTACCGCTTACCTTACACATTCACTCACATATGGTTCTGTACTAATTATTTGATGAGAAATCCCATTAGAGTACTTTGTTTATTTACCTGTGTAATCTGGCGTGTTTAGCAAACATGGTGGGTGTTGATTTGTGTGGTTATGTGTAAATACGTAACCACCATGTGGATATCAATCAGCgagttttgattttaaataaattatatgcataaatattttcacttcgaAAATCATACTTCGCCTCTTTCATATGCAGACAGGGGTAGAGATATATGTAGAGGTTATATAGATATAGTCAAAGCTAGAACCCTGGCGGAAAATTTTTACATGCCCATATTCTACATAATTATAATCGCTGAAATACGTTAATCCAGGGCTGAATTGAACGtatgtttcaaaaaatttcaaaaaatctaattcCAAACACTAAAACGGTAGATCTTTCAGACTAATTTCT
This genomic interval carries:
- the LOC105220733 gene encoding mucin-5AC isoform X2 — encoded protein: MATINSVQKSIHLPLTSLSSPRVLMCSASVGTEGSVTLQLRDSSDSNQSPTQTSLENALTIGYPDPEMLADVFGSLQTASFKNHSSALVSTTPTTTITNHNNNPISSNSSSSCNNNKTTKSTNHTSTSSASNTSTSTCTSAPANKVTISRSRNQSAAATATTAAHTAAATTTTAHTSGKSSAVQTVSTATNTTNKTTSSYVKNCLIRSSSCSNTNNVTSLAQIMSNSSTSSHSSSSLLNHSNTNSNSNCSSNSNFSSSSSSNDSIVSVNSNNSGGGGGVLKSGGSSKGATAGGATGATLKKNRTKLSSPTRHGPQQCQICSKIFGNASALAKHKLTHSDERKYVCAMCSKAFKRQDHLNGHMMTHRNKKPYECKAEGCGKSYCDARSLRRHTENHHSGIITPQNQTLSPTSSTPNGLSLSPATASGDASSPDGATCIRTYISTGGSIVDAATGVALTEEQIKAINLPIKTGVTLLSPTSTSSASSVSGVSLPASSPTISLAETSLVDAGEGLTREQLDLISKIMQQTKQTSAQVTVSSPTSVNSYKVDTNPSSSALGATSSHHAVSGSSSRPRTWNMQLLNTQNVSIAVDESNSDATSSTATSPIEVKEEEVNQQFVAAINPHLLNIVKMDQKQVECNLCHRKFKNIPALNGHMRLHGGYFKKDPETKKTEKKEPSGPPLQTASIGVRALIEEKIISKRKDMNKGAFVVPAPPSSVSSTSTIRRSISDLESFLSPKSHSHNGNIGGGNGNTSSQNSPTATTTTMLPAATTIKNFTGGTLGLHQIGMSQGIEIFSTKQQKTVGNVGHSLGMGLSAALQANNATMNPSTMKSAATTNTTTTKGTSTDPKDSTLIELLKRGTRIAVTAKKPLNSTNPLANMGASSSNNGNGGSRQIITNNNRTVIIPSDVQVLPTRMAKSSANALRSSTPASLALTDTTPLSLTISQSGDGSMGGDLYTVTYSSDTSGFFDDAEVYNVADTDMLLQTVDSMQLLNEDSQQIKSEHSEQFGTVTGVGITDGDQTDNSANCIQAEYLKLEADGSVNAMPTTLPTFQQFHSKELIMQNSAQIQAVTSMRANAHQLGVLSSPINSPLAYPTPPSSHENMAQSSPFVDDGHQYSEVTNTFFNEKCSADFLTQSATEVTFFKSNDNQQELTDTEKILKLKTVLEESAFDGSIKVEDLLNGTQDDDTECDLRDFAESNLAFLDEDQEFLNDSRNATSPLPESFFTGSIGTAEEVKEVLRDVLPDENINLNCEEQSDENIIDLYYLPGLGLQSQMMPNSDDPLLSSSPRDFGQQRGQIIQTTQQMQVQQQQQQQQNQSITQSQQLQQSTQQLLYAQQIEHQMQQQQQQQQTSTAGDYVGNQLAMAMQQTAGEGNETPATLQYNLQNLPQVQNQQQYIDVNTPIQHVSSLDGGILHQQLVFTGSTDKQEIHITEQQGDMGMLSAGSSINTDTNIYFASNSSNSNNSMSTLQQLGSQSSACNLPISSSSACQPPAAATVIATLQPLSNQTNSILKRRLRPHNSSDSSNSQSFAKYHPLSPYRSKLRKPSRTHYTPAPILNPDRKGVGLYCSVRKQLNTGLLGFDSFDDDFDDPVGLVDFSDESKVNLGSAYQAQLPPCRERIHSAGSDAATDGELCKTNSCFDVEEPVGAEQLWDPTVQTDEKILMRYIDLSKSSAVPLGSHTEEVALHTLLKAQGNMAAAVLTLLQTQSNAFQMKWSATELEVFLKGLERHGKDFGRISLELGSKTTGECVHMYYFWKKLCVDYKVSHLKTETPPPPPVNDPKPYVCEVPDCSASF